From Columba livia isolate bColLiv1 breed racing homer chromosome 5, bColLiv1.pat.W.v2, whole genome shotgun sequence, one genomic window encodes:
- the LOC110354871 gene encoding inositol 1,4,5-trisphosphate receptor-interacting protein-like 1 — protein sequence MALLDIVFGLWQILIHNVQLVGYELDGETHERMEQRAQMLNREMTRLWQEVERMNQEQRNQEQSGFAWASLLLSALQCWQFWAVAAVLVLLFGLCWWLRKRSHEPEREEESSGNNVEEEHQEKNDDTNDPGRFFEDPIQRPVQNRDRDCEAVKNLVQKFIDLFKYEFSNTWYPVVQKALEVGTAFEGWSPQEVDITHHLLVSLKPPRGHIFQLEPGPSWPVRNFRIRVELECTCEKQQRTAETRCFLHDPEEEQRRKEGPNILDDLCTDSYLDVQKTAHWFQKMVRRFWKDLLESATHRLMVLPSDRSCKFRVTQGWEKSLLTELMFGVQEGDSDIFLSSQYAEAAYTPSTIWPETYAVAERKFFSYIASQAQPDICHLRCLQLCVSSLLGRDFYIYTLKTVVMHLLTIIPLSRWHKDAFTERLEDIMLYLQRCLNKKGLNHFFIGNDNVPEEIILPLELQTAKWLNLFQHLEHNPDAYEEAWLDFLVLQCWLRKQVLHGH from the coding sequence ATGGCTCTCTTGGACATTGTCTTCGGACTTTGGCAAATTCTTATCCACAATGTGCAGCTGGTCGGCTATGAGCTGGATGGGGAGACGCACGAGCGCATGGAGCAGCGTGCGCAGATGCTGAACCGGGAGATGACTCGGCTGTGGCAGGAGGTAGAGCGGATgaaccaggagcagaggaaccAGGAGCAGAGCGGCTTTGCTTGGgcatccctgctcctctccGCCTTGCAGTGCTGGCAGTTCTGGGCCGTTGCTGCAGTCCTGGTCCTGCTCtttgggctctgctggtggctCAGGAAACGGAGCCATgagccagagagagaagaggagagctCCGGTAACAACGTGGAGGAGGAACACCAAGAAAAGAATGACGACACAAATGACCCAGGAAGGTTTTTTGAGGATCCCATACAGAGGCCAGTTCAGAACCGGGACAGAGATTGCGAAGCTGTGAAGAACCTGGTGCAAAAATTCATCGATCTCTTCAAGTATGAGTTCTCCAATACTTGGTACCCTGTGGTGCAAAAAGCCCTCGAGGTGGGCACCGCCTTCGAAGGTTGGAGTCCCCAGGAAGTAGACATCACCCACCACCTGCTTGTGTCTCTGAAGCCCCCCCGTGGACACATCTTCCAGCTCGAGCCAGGCCCCTCGTGGCCGGTGAGGAACTTTCGCATCCGTGTGGAATTGGAGTGTAcctgtgagaagcagcagcGAACAGCAGAGACACGTTGCTTCCTCCACGACCCcgaggaggagcagaggaggaaggagggccCCAACATCCTAGACGACCTCTGCACTGACTCCTACCTGGATGTGCAGAAAACTGCTCACTGGTTCCAGAAGATGGTGAGGCGTTTCTGGAAGGATCTGCTTGAGTCAGCCACACACCGCCTAATGGTGCTGCCCTCGGATCGCTCCTGCAAATTCCGCGTGACACAAGGCTGGGAGAAAAGTCTCTTAACTGAGTTGAtgtttggggtgcaggaaggTGACTCGGACATCTTCCTGAGCAGCCAGTATGCAGAGGCTGCCTACACCCCAAGCACGATCTGGCCAGAGACCTACGCTGTGGCAGAGAGGAAGTTCTTCAGCTATattgccagccaggcacagCCTGACATCTGCCACCTCAGGTGCCTGCAGCTCTGCGTCAGCAGCCTGCTGGGCAGAGACTTTTACATCTATACGCTGAAGACAGTTGTGATGCACCTGCTGACCATCATACCCCTGTCACGCTGGCACAAGGACGCTTTCACGGAGCGGCTGGAGGACATCATGCTGTACCTGCAGAGGTGCCTGAACAAGAAAGGCCTCAACCACTTCTTCATCGGCAATGATAATGTGCCTGAGGAGATCATCTTGCCCCTGGAACTGCAAACGGCTAAATGGCTCAATCTCTTCCAGCACCTGGAGCACAATCCTGACGCCTATGAGGAGGCATGGCTTGATTTTCTGGTGCTGCAATGTTGGCTTCGTAAACAGGTTCTCCACGGACACTGA